The Manihot esculenta cultivar AM560-2 chromosome 1, M.esculenta_v8, whole genome shotgun sequence genome has a window encoding:
- the LOC110622550 gene encoding endoglucanase CX, whose product MANAAKFSLLGQILLITLCSLSLFSNAFTSQQYSDALEKSILFFEGQRSGALPPNQRMKWRGNSGLSDGSSYHVNLVGGYYDAGDNVKFGLPMAFTTTLLAWSVIEFGESMQNQIENAKAAIRWSTDYLLKAATATPGTLYVQVGDPNLDHKCWERPEDMDTPRNVYKVSSQNPGSDVAAETAAALAAASIVFKDSDPSYSSKLLHTAMQVFDFADKYRGSYSDSLSSAVCPFYCSYSGYQDELLWGASWIHRASQNGSYLAYIQSNGHTMGADDDDYSFSWDDKRAGTKILLSKAFLEKHVEEFQLFKAHSDNYMCSLIPGTSRFQAQYTPGGLLYKASESNLQYVTSTSFLLLTYAKYLSSNGGMVTCGGSTVTAESLISQAKKQVDYILGDNPAKMSYMVGFGNRYPQHVHHRGSSVPSIRTHPNRISCNDGFQYLYSSSPNPNVLVGAILGGPDNKDNFADDRNNYQQSEPATYINAPFVGAVAFFSAKD is encoded by the exons ATGGCTAATGCTGCTAAATTTTCATTACTGGGGCAGATTCTTCTCATAACTCTTTGTTCTCTTAGCCTGTTTTCCAATGCCTTTACTTCTCAGCAATATAGTGATGCACTTGAAAAATCCATCCTTTTTTTTGAGGGTCAGCGCTCAGGTGCATTGCCGCCGAACCAGAGGATGAAATGGAGGGGCAACTCCGGTTTGTCCGACGGCTCTAGTTATCAT GTGAACTTAGTGGGTGGATATTATGATGCTGGAGACAATGTCAAATTTGGTCTCCCTATGGCCTTTACTACTACATTGTTGGCGTGGAGTGTCATTGAATTTGGCGAGTCAATGCAGAACCAGATTGAAAATGCCAAAGCTGCCATTCGTTGGAGCACTGATTACCTTTTAAAAGCAGCAACTGCCACTCCGGGTACCCTATATGTTCAA GTCGGAGATCCTAACTTAGATCATAAATGCTGGGAGAGGCCTGAAGACATGGACACACCACGCAATGTCTACAAAGTGAGTTCTCAAAACCCAGGATCCGATGTAGCTGCTGAGACAGCTGCTGCTTTGGCTGCTGCTTCAATTGTTTTCAAAGATTCTGATCCTTCCTATTCTTCCAAATTGCTTCATACAGCAATGCAA GTTTTCGATTTTGCTGACAAGTACAGAGGTTCTTACAGTGACTCTCTCAGTTCGGCAGTCTGCCCATTTTATTGCTCTTATTCAGGATACCAG GACGAGCTTCTCTGGGGAGCATCATGGATTCATAGAGCCTCACAGAACGGCTCATACCTGGCTTACATCCAGTCAAATGGTCACACAATGGGTGCCGATGATGATGACTACTCCTTTAGCTGGGATGACAAGCGAGCTGGGACAAAGATTCTTCTTTCCAAG GCATTCCTAGAGAAACATGTAGAAGAATTTCAGTTGTTTAAAGCACATTCAGACAACTACATGTGTTCTCTAATTCCAGGAACTTCTCGTTTCCAGGCCCAATACACACCAG GAGGGCTTCTCTACAAAGCAAGTGAAAGCAATCTACAATACGTAACTTCAACATCTTTCCTCCTCTTGACATACGCTAAATATCTTAGCTCAAATGGAGGAATGGTCACATGTGGAGGTTCAACTGTGACAGCAGAATCACTCATATCACAAGCCAAGAAGCAAGTGGACTATATTTTAGGAGATAATCCAGCAAAAATGTCATACATGGTGGGTTTCGGAAACAGGTATCCACAACATGTGCACCACAGGGGCTCCTCTGTTCCATCTATACGCACACACCCAAATCGCATTTCCTGCAACGATGGGTTCCAGTACCTGTATTCTAGTTCACCCAATCCAAATGTCCTGGTTGGAGCCATACTAGGTGGTCCTGACAATAAAGACAATTTTGCAGATGACAGAAATAACTACCAGCAATCTGAGCCTGCTACGTATATCAATGCACCATTTGTTGGTGCGGTTGCTTTCTTCTCGGCTAAAGATTAA